A window of the Gossypium hirsutum isolate 1008001.06 chromosome A03, Gossypium_hirsutum_v2.1, whole genome shotgun sequence genome harbors these coding sequences:
- the LOC107886018 gene encoding uncharacterized protein isoform X1 — translation MKMITCDRATYDAAVMAHKKYELFLNKSIDHYDEMTLVVGKDMATGSFARTFADIYLDDDNIDSVPIDCENEATEEVRTNVSSSGTSKRKRKKAQESVNDEQIKFVGEQLGKIANALEQFTADKTPHLYEEVVSMEVEGFDDDFLCSVFDYLVSHECEAKAFLVKSKKHRKIWLQKFSQG, via the exons atgaaaatgatcacatgtgatagagcgacatatgatgcagcagtaatg gcGCACAAGAAGTATGAgctatttttgaataaaagtattgatcattatgatgaaatgactttggttgttggcaaagatatggcaacagggagttttgccagaacatttgctgacataTATTTGGATGATGATAACATAGATTCAGTGCCTATCGACTGCGAGAATGAAGCGActgaagaggtaagaacaaatgtatcttcatctggcacatccaaacgtaaaagaaaaaaggCTCAAGAAAGTGTCaatgatgaacaaattaaatttgtgggtgaacaacttggcaaaattgctaacGCTTTGGAACAATTTACTGCGGATAAGACACCACATCTTTACGAAGAAGTGGTGTCAATGGAggtagaaggatttgatgatgacttcctTTGTTCCGTGTTTGATTATTTAGTGAGTCATGAATGTGAGGCAaaagcttttttagttaaaagtaagaagcatagaaaaatttggcttcaaaaattttctcaaggttga